The proteins below come from a single Rhodohalobacter sp. SW132 genomic window:
- a CDS encoding M28 family peptidase, translating to MNNKRFTLSILIILFILHGCAGTGELQEADEHTLDDFISYSETITPDYLRSHLEVIAHDSLQGRDTGTEGERAAARYIIDQYERLGIATKGTNGTYLQPFMLNAERTDSLVYEVFQVENSDTLVHTRSVVANNSPGDFIRLFGGASPLKGEIIFGGFGVDDTLRGVNHLNPELMMDKWVLIFADFPTVVAGDTLINPAITNNQRVGNLFGEVDAGGVLVVSASESSQFKEAADLNSRLIDQPNNMRLQYLDDSSAQGGFPKSYTQVSPELAVEILGLNSTRELFTLRKQIADNITEFEPEATGYHLEYIPYDGTVEIKSNNVIAYIEGSDPSLKDEAIVLLAHYDHIGLSMPDARGDIINNGADDNGSGTVALLAVAEALQNAKNDGFGLDRSVLFLHVSAEEKGLLGSRYYSDHPVIPIDQTVTAFNADMIGRSDPENIEAGTTDYVYLIGGEIISSELDSLVTVSNEKSTNMRLDRKYNDLTDSNQFYRRSDHWNFGRLNVPFVFFFTGVHEDYHAPGDEVDKIEFDKYSRIVQLIYASTVNVANYEKRPEVDNEEFLNITRQMPR from the coding sequence ATGAATAATAAGCGGTTCACACTATCAATACTCATTATCTTATTCATCTTACATGGATGTGCCGGCACCGGTGAGCTTCAGGAGGCGGATGAACATACCTTAGACGATTTTATTTCGTATTCAGAAACCATCACACCGGATTACCTGCGATCCCACCTCGAAGTTATTGCACACGATTCCCTCCAGGGCAGGGATACAGGAACAGAAGGTGAGCGAGCAGCTGCCCGGTACATCATAGATCAGTATGAACGGCTTGGAATAGCGACCAAAGGAACCAATGGAACCTACCTTCAGCCATTTATGCTGAATGCTGAACGAACAGACAGCCTGGTCTACGAAGTTTTTCAGGTAGAAAATTCGGATACGCTGGTTCACACCCGATCCGTGGTTGCCAACAACTCTCCGGGGGATTTTATACGGTTGTTTGGCGGAGCAAGTCCCTTGAAAGGTGAAATTATTTTTGGCGGCTTTGGCGTAGACGATACTTTAAGAGGCGTAAATCACCTGAACCCGGAACTTATGATGGATAAATGGGTGCTGATTTTTGCCGATTTCCCAACCGTTGTAGCTGGCGACACGCTCATCAATCCCGCTATAACCAATAATCAAAGAGTTGGCAATCTTTTCGGAGAAGTCGATGCAGGCGGTGTTCTTGTGGTTTCTGCGAGTGAAAGCAGCCAGTTCAAGGAAGCTGCTGATTTAAATTCACGTCTGATCGATCAGCCTAACAACATGCGCCTTCAGTATCTCGACGACTCATCTGCGCAGGGAGGCTTTCCAAAATCTTACACCCAGGTAAGTCCTGAACTTGCAGTTGAAATACTGGGGTTGAACTCAACCAGGGAGCTGTTCACTTTGCGCAAACAGATTGCTGATAACATCACGGAATTTGAACCTGAAGCCACCGGCTACCACCTGGAGTATATTCCCTACGACGGAACCGTTGAAATTAAGTCAAATAATGTAATCGCCTACATCGAAGGGAGCGACCCCTCCCTGAAAGATGAAGCTATAGTTTTGCTGGCGCATTACGACCATATCGGCCTTTCCATGCCGGATGCCCGGGGGGATATTATCAACAACGGAGCTGATGATAACGGCAGCGGAACTGTTGCACTGCTTGCGGTTGCCGAAGCTCTGCAAAATGCTAAAAATGACGGGTTCGGGCTCGACAGAAGCGTGCTGTTTCTGCATGTAAGTGCCGAAGAGAAAGGACTTCTCGGCTCACGATACTACTCTGATCACCCGGTGATTCCCATTGATCAGACCGTTACGGCATTTAACGCTGATATGATCGGCAGAAGCGACCCGGAGAATATTGAAGCCGGCACAACCGATTACGTCTATCTGATAGGCGGCGAGATCATCTCCTCTGAACTGGACAGCCTGGTGACGGTTTCGAATGAAAAGTCAACCAATATGCGGCTGGACCGAAAGTATAACGACCTGACAGACTCAAATCAGTTCTACCGAAGAAGCGACCACTGGAACTTCGGCCGCCTGAATGTGCCGTTTGTCTTTTTCTTTACCGGCGTACATGAGGATTACCATGCCCCCGGTGACGAGGTAGACAAAATTGAATTTGATAAATATTCCCGAATTGTGCAGCTTATCTATGCTTCAACGGTAAATGTTGCCAATTATGAAAAGCGTCCCGAAGTGGACAATGAAGAGTTTTTAAACATTACGCGGCAAATGCCGCGATAA
- the ftsY gene encoding signal recognition particle-docking protein FtsY produces the protein MGIFEKLGLKKEEKLEQGVEKSRDGLLGKLGKAFVGKDKVDAATLDELEDILITSDVGVKTTIEIINRIEDRVARDKFITQGDLQKILREEIANLLIENSSDRPAEFNAEFEQKPHIVLVVGVNGVGKTTSIGKLAYLYKRAGKNVMLGAADTFRAAAVDQLEIWSERAGVPLIHQGQNADPAAVAFDTVSSAVAKNADIAFIDTAGRLHNKKSLMNELGKIKRVMGKVVDGAPHEILLVLDASTGQNAMQQANAFTEVVDVTGLILTKLDGTAKGGIVIGISNELKVPVKYIGVGEGIEDLQIFEKTTFVNALFGK, from the coding sequence ATGGGAATTTTTGAAAAATTAGGGCTCAAAAAAGAGGAAAAACTCGAACAGGGGGTTGAAAAAAGCAGGGATGGTTTGCTTGGGAAGCTGGGGAAAGCATTTGTAGGCAAAGATAAAGTAGATGCCGCCACGCTTGATGAACTCGAGGATATTTTGATTACATCCGATGTTGGGGTGAAAACTACTATCGAAATCATCAACCGTATCGAGGATCGTGTAGCGCGCGATAAATTCATTACCCAGGGAGATCTGCAAAAAATTCTGAGAGAAGAAATTGCAAATTTGCTGATTGAAAATAGTTCCGACAGGCCTGCGGAGTTCAATGCAGAATTTGAACAGAAACCTCACATTGTATTGGTAGTGGGCGTGAACGGCGTTGGGAAAACCACCAGCATCGGCAAACTGGCTTATCTCTATAAGCGGGCAGGAAAAAACGTAATGCTTGGAGCCGCTGATACCTTCAGGGCTGCTGCTGTGGATCAGCTTGAGATCTGGAGTGAAAGGGCAGGAGTTCCGCTTATCCACCAGGGACAAAATGCCGATCCTGCCGCAGTCGCTTTCGATACGGTTTCTTCAGCAGTTGCAAAAAATGCGGATATCGCGTTTATAGATACCGCCGGCCGCCTGCACAACAAAAAATCCCTGATGAACGAGCTTGGTAAAATCAAACGGGTAATGGGTAAGGTAGTGGACGGCGCTCCGCACGAAATTCTGCTTGTGCTGGATGCATCAACTGGTCAGAATGCTATGCAGCAGGCAAACGCATTTACGGAAGTTGTGGATGTAACCGGCCTGATATTAACCAAGCTCGATGGCACTGCCAAGGGTGGGATCGTAATCGGGATTTCTAATGAACTGAAAGTCCCGGTGAAGTATATCGGTGTGGGAGAAGGAATTGAAGACTTGCAGATATTCGAAAAAACCACATTTGTAAACGCCCTTTTTGGAAAATAA
- a CDS encoding CHAT domain-containing protein, with protein MVNIIYSALRLWSVTLFGVILSGSLLFAQNQSSVHERFNAAVAAYDLQEYADAQTKFSALIDDYCSLAEYKEICFESHIFLSIVERSKGNYDTASTLLSELNASVEETFDDAWDKKVLVIRQKVFLFVQMSDLQEAEKWAKELQSMINDHTLGLLGEARAYSGIARFESTAGNYNKSVEYYTKSLSLAEKIDDIEESGRLLINAHNNVGISYRRIGDYNLAMEHYRLSIDLIKELHGDDHLEMGKAYNNIGTIYYMMQDFGQAAEYFGRSAGIIESIFGPNDGEMGAILNNAALCYYSIGNYELAAEYLERAQRVKEENFGPDHMETAIGYSNLASIHIQNEDYKSAEENYLRSISVRKNIYGDDHPHLISPKLFLGRLYAYHTNENERAREQYTRAIAIGEARLGENNPTMADAHYLKGETYQISGNYDRALELYQKAVNMLYGDYTLTGLPDTERPMGDPVKIVEVLQSKSLLYRTRSDEFKRDDYEMSLRALEWASALVDMLQQSYKNEASKLRLVDHNYSIYTGAIETLAELYFELGDPEYKNEIFNYIEKSRARVALELIQDISAMTIGGVPDEIIKLESELNRDITSVQQQIFNEREAEGNAGSEFINALQDSLFTKKRELEKFTRQLEQDYPEYYRLKYDQSVLSVDQLQGLLQDGETVVSYVLGLSNMYAMVISESEIHVVDLGMTEDAAPYIEGARDIITKGTTEEYIYTSHTLYKKLIEPVEPYLNGTNVMIMADQELHYLPFEVLLTDLPDHQEYHNMPYLLKDYTISYIPSGTMLDIMQQRRPENPRNLLAVAPFNSEIIRPESDEVEVQYASTLEPLLLTNYETSTISGLFSERRTWMEYLRPQQTKILAGEEATLNRFSQVNLKNYNFVHFATHAFVNEDYPEFSGIMMYPEAEGAGIAYVGDIYNMEFNADLVVLGACETGLGTTFRGEGLIGFTRAFIYAGASNLMVSMWKVNDQPTAYLMIDFYDHIRNGYSYNEALRQAKLNLISRPHMADPVNWAAFILQGR; from the coding sequence GTGGTTAATATAATCTATTCGGCACTTCGGCTCTGGAGTGTAACCCTATTTGGTGTAATTCTTTCGGGTTCGTTGCTTTTTGCTCAAAATCAGAGCAGCGTACATGAAAGGTTCAATGCTGCGGTCGCAGCATATGATCTGCAGGAGTATGCGGATGCCCAAACTAAATTTTCAGCACTGATCGATGATTACTGTAGCCTGGCTGAATACAAAGAAATCTGCTTTGAGTCACATATATTCTTATCAATTGTAGAGCGCAGTAAAGGAAATTATGACACAGCTTCCACTCTTTTATCAGAATTGAACGCATCTGTCGAAGAGACCTTTGATGATGCGTGGGATAAAAAAGTTTTGGTGATCAGACAAAAAGTTTTTCTCTTCGTACAGATGTCAGACCTTCAGGAGGCGGAGAAGTGGGCGAAGGAACTGCAGAGTATGATAAACGATCACACACTCGGTCTGCTTGGAGAGGCCCGGGCTTACTCTGGTATTGCACGCTTTGAATCAACAGCCGGAAATTACAATAAGTCGGTTGAGTATTATACTAAGAGCTTATCGTTAGCCGAAAAAATAGATGATATTGAAGAATCCGGCAGGCTGCTGATTAATGCGCATAATAATGTGGGAATTTCATATCGACGCATAGGGGATTATAATCTTGCGATGGAGCATTACAGGCTATCCATCGATCTTATCAAAGAGCTGCATGGAGATGATCACCTGGAAATGGGCAAAGCCTATAATAACATCGGGACGATCTACTATATGATGCAGGATTTCGGGCAGGCGGCGGAATATTTTGGGCGTTCGGCCGGTATTATTGAGTCGATTTTTGGGCCGAATGACGGAGAGATGGGGGCAATATTGAATAACGCGGCACTTTGTTACTATTCTATTGGAAATTATGAGCTTGCAGCTGAATATCTCGAACGGGCTCAGCGGGTAAAAGAGGAGAATTTCGGACCGGATCACATGGAAACGGCAATCGGCTATTCAAACCTGGCTTCAATTCATATTCAAAATGAAGATTACAAGTCTGCAGAAGAGAATTACCTGAGGTCGATTTCCGTGCGAAAGAATATTTACGGTGATGATCACCCCCACCTGATCTCTCCGAAGCTATTTCTTGGTCGTTTATATGCCTATCACACCAATGAAAATGAACGTGCCAGGGAACAGTATACGCGGGCGATAGCTATTGGTGAAGCTCGCCTGGGGGAGAACAATCCCACCATGGCAGATGCACATTATCTGAAGGGAGAGACATACCAAATCAGCGGAAATTATGACAGGGCGCTGGAGCTGTATCAAAAAGCAGTGAACATGTTATATGGGGATTACACTCTTACCGGCCTGCCTGATACTGAACGCCCGATGGGAGATCCGGTTAAAATTGTGGAAGTGCTTCAAAGTAAATCCTTGCTCTACAGGACTCGGTCTGATGAATTTAAACGAGACGATTACGAAATGTCTCTTCGGGCCCTGGAATGGGCTTCAGCGCTGGTTGACATGCTTCAGCAATCCTACAAAAATGAAGCCTCAAAACTCAGGCTTGTTGATCATAATTACTCAATCTATACTGGAGCAATTGAAACACTTGCAGAACTATATTTTGAACTTGGTGATCCTGAGTACAAAAACGAGATATTCAATTATATAGAAAAAAGCCGGGCTCGTGTTGCTTTAGAACTTATACAGGATATTTCTGCCATGACGATTGGCGGAGTTCCGGATGAAATTATTAAACTGGAGTCTGAGTTAAACCGCGATATTACATCGGTTCAGCAGCAAATTTTCAATGAAAGGGAGGCGGAAGGAAATGCCGGTTCAGAGTTTATTAATGCTCTTCAGGATTCATTGTTTACCAAAAAAAGGGAGCTCGAAAAGTTTACCCGCCAGCTCGAACAGGATTATCCCGAATACTACAGGTTAAAATATGATCAGTCGGTTTTGTCTGTAGATCAGCTTCAGGGGCTGCTGCAAGATGGAGAAACTGTAGTCAGTTACGTACTCGGATTATCAAACATGTACGCCATGGTGATTTCGGAATCAGAGATCCATGTGGTTGACCTGGGGATGACAGAAGATGCTGCCCCATATATCGAAGGGGCAAGAGATATTATCACTAAAGGAACTACCGAGGAGTATATTTATACATCCCACACCTTGTATAAAAAACTTATTGAACCGGTAGAGCCGTATTTGAACGGTACGAATGTGATGATTATGGCCGACCAGGAATTGCATTATCTGCCGTTTGAAGTGCTGCTTACCGATCTGCCGGATCACCAGGAATATCATAACATGCCGTACCTGCTGAAAGATTACACAATCAGTTACATTCCGTCGGGCACTATGTTAGATATTATGCAGCAGAGAAGGCCGGAAAATCCGCGAAATCTGCTGGCTGTTGCGCCATTTAACAGCGAAATCATCCGGCCTGAGAGCGATGAGGTTGAGGTACAGTATGCAAGCACCCTGGAGCCGTTGCTTTTGACAAACTACGAAACAAGTACAATTTCCGGGCTTTTCAGTGAGCGCAGAACGTGGATGGAGTATCTTCGTCCTCAGCAAACAAAAATTTTAGCCGGCGAGGAGGCTACCTTAAACCGATTCAGCCAGGTGAATCTGAAAAATTATAACTTTGTACACTTTGCCACTCATGCGTTTGTAAATGAAGATTATCCTGAATTTTCCGGGATCATGATGTATCCCGAAGCGGAAGGGGCGGGAATTGCGTACGTCGGCGATATCTACAATATGGAATTTAATGCTGATCTTGTTGTTCTGGGAGCGTGCGAAACCGGGCTCGGCACTACATTTCGGGGAGAAGGGCTGATCGGCTTTACAAGGGCTTTTATCTACGCGGGCGCTTCCAATCTTATGGTATCCATGTGGAAAGTAAATGATCAGCCGACCGCCTACCTGATGATCGATTTTTATGATCATATCCGCAACGGATACAGCTACAATGAAGCACTCAGGCAGGCAAAACTGAACCTGATCAGCAGGCCGCATATGGCCGATCCGGTGAACTGGGCAGCGTTTATTCTGCAGGGAAGATAG
- a CDS encoding MarR family winged helix-turn-helix transcriptional regulator, translated as MNTFHSEANTFSRNLTAYFDEKLSEFGMATSYVELILLLKRGGGQTQKQLAENLSLAPSTITRFIEKLAKQNLVEKERTGREVAVKLTDKGVERSDKMSVVYAETVNELKERFGEKFMDTVGKLLEFGNRVLTEKSSEQAD; from the coding sequence ATGAATACTTTCCACAGTGAAGCCAACACATTTTCGAGAAATCTGACCGCATATTTTGATGAAAAACTGAGTGAGTTCGGGATGGCAACATCGTATGTTGAGCTGATTCTACTGCTGAAGAGAGGAGGCGGACAGACTCAAAAGCAACTTGCCGAAAATCTTTCTCTTGCTCCATCAACCATCACACGTTTTATTGAAAAACTGGCAAAGCAAAATCTTGTAGAAAAAGAGCGTACCGGCCGGGAAGTAGCCGTAAAGCTAACCGATAAAGGGGTTGAAAGATCAGATAAAATGTCGGTTGTTTACGCTGAAACCGTGAATGAGTTAAAAGAGAGATTTGGCGAAAAATTTATGGATACGGTGGGTAAACTTCTTGAATTTGGTAACAGGGTTCTTACCGAAAAATCATCTGAACAGGCGGATTAA
- a CDS encoding sugar phosphate isomerase/epimerase has translation MKQLLLFCLIAILAPLSIPERSSAQTSQEGSSLLPDPGVVSYTFRNQFSEDVPGTLDMIQEMGFTNIEFSALFGKSAEEIRMLLDARDMICTSYGVGYDRLMDEPEEVAAEAEILGAEFVRVAWIPHSAPFDIDDAKRAISEFESAGKILREKGIRLNYHNHGYEFRPYEDGTLFDYMVQNSNPDYLNFELDTFWVAHPGHDPVELLKTYPDRFNLVHLKDLAKDAEHDYSGRAPSHYDVPLGTGQIDFHSFLIAAENSAIEHFYIEDETEDVVNRVPKSREYIIGLSK, from the coding sequence ATGAAACAGCTACTTCTCTTTTGTTTGATTGCTATCCTGGCACCGCTCTCTATCCCGGAGCGGTCGTCAGCTCAAACGAGCCAGGAAGGGAGCTCCCTTCTGCCAGATCCCGGTGTGGTATCCTACACCTTCAGAAATCAATTCTCTGAAGATGTGCCCGGAACCCTGGATATGATTCAGGAAATGGGGTTTACTAACATCGAATTCTCAGCGCTGTTTGGCAAATCTGCTGAGGAGATCCGGATGCTGCTGGATGCACGCGATATGATATGCACCTCGTACGGTGTAGGGTACGACCGGCTAATGGATGAACCCGAAGAAGTTGCTGCTGAAGCCGAAATTCTTGGCGCTGAATTTGTCCGGGTTGCCTGGATCCCCCACAGCGCCCCTTTCGATATCGATGATGCTAAACGGGCTATAAGTGAATTTGAGTCAGCCGGAAAAATATTGCGCGAAAAAGGAATCCGGCTCAATTATCACAATCATGGGTATGAATTTCGCCCATACGAAGACGGTACTCTTTTCGATTATATGGTTCAGAACAGCAATCCCGATTACCTGAATTTTGAACTCGATACATTTTGGGTTGCCCACCCCGGCCACGATCCTGTGGAACTTTTAAAAACCTACCCGGATCGATTCAATCTTGTACATCTCAAAGATCTGGCGAAAGATGCAGAGCATGACTATTCCGGCCGTGCTCCTTCGCATTATGATGTACCTCTGGGAACCGGACAGATTGACTTTCATTCCTTCCTGATTGCCGCCGAAAACTCTGCCATCGAGCATTTCTACATCGAAGATGAGACGGAAGATGTAGTGAACCGTGTTCCGAAAAGCCGGGAGTATATTATTGGGTTAAGCAAATAG
- a CDS encoding sodium:solute symporter family protein: protein MPFSSLDYLVIIAYILLMVVVGYYSQKRGQKTLQDYFTGGKNLPWWLIGISMVATTFAADTPLAVTGIIASDGIAGNWIWWNFMFSGLITVFLYAKLWKRADVITDVEFISIRYSGKPARILRGFRSLYLAFPINCIILGWVTVGMAKILTVLTGAGQWEIILGMYLLIGIYIAFSGIWGVIITDFIQFIIAMGGSILLAYYAVSHIGGLDQLQAELTSLFGSDHSMLSINPLTSPDIAIATALVWVGMMWWASWYPGSEPGGGGYIAQRMFSAKDEKNAVGGTLLFNVAHFALRPWPWILVALVAMVVYPNLNDPETGYPLLMLKLLPSGLLGLLAVAFLAAFVSTVSTHLNWGASYVVNDFYKPFLKPEEQFESEEQAQKHYVRVSRWTTMLMMVAAVGVSLLFDTVRGGWEAILSIGAGTGLVYMLRWFWWRINAWSEISAMAAAATGFALTKLLGYDDFAQQMIFTTIFATVVWITVTFLTKPDDEVTLQKFFDRVKPGGPGWKRFMTRGEATYSLLPGIGFAAVSAVSIIALLFGMGQIFFESMALGLGCFVAGIGGIWYVVQKI, encoded by the coding sequence ATGCCTTTTAGTTCACTCGATTATCTCGTTATTATTGCCTACATCCTCCTGATGGTCGTGGTGGGTTACTACTCGCAAAAGCGTGGACAGAAAACACTTCAGGACTATTTTACCGGCGGGAAAAACCTGCCCTGGTGGCTGATTGGAATATCAATGGTTGCCACCACATTCGCTGCTGATACTCCGCTGGCCGTTACCGGTATTATTGCCAGCGACGGAATTGCCGGCAACTGGATCTGGTGGAACTTCATGTTTTCCGGCCTCATCACGGTTTTTCTATATGCAAAGTTGTGGAAACGTGCCGATGTGATTACCGATGTTGAGTTTATTTCCATCCGGTACTCCGGAAAACCGGCCCGTATTTTACGTGGCTTTCGATCGCTTTACCTTGCATTCCCGATCAACTGCATCATCCTTGGGTGGGTTACGGTTGGAATGGCCAAAATCCTGACTGTCTTGACCGGCGCCGGCCAATGGGAAATTATTCTTGGAATGTACCTGCTGATCGGGATTTATATCGCTTTTTCCGGAATTTGGGGTGTGATTATCACGGATTTCATCCAGTTTATCATTGCCATGGGCGGCTCTATTCTGCTCGCTTATTATGCTGTCAGCCACATCGGCGGACTCGATCAGCTTCAGGCGGAGCTTACCAGTCTCTTCGGCAGCGATCACTCCATGCTCTCCATCAACCCGCTTACCAGTCCCGATATTGCCATTGCAACAGCTCTGGTTTGGGTTGGAATGATGTGGTGGGCTTCATGGTATCCGGGTTCGGAACCCGGCGGCGGAGGATACATTGCCCAGCGGATGTTCTCTGCCAAAGATGAAAAAAATGCAGTAGGCGGAACACTTCTTTTCAATGTTGCACACTTTGCGCTCCGTCCCTGGCCGTGGATTTTGGTTGCACTTGTTGCAATGGTTGTATATCCCAACCTGAATGATCCCGAAACCGGCTACCCGCTGCTGATGCTCAAACTGCTGCCCTCCGGCCTTCTTGGACTTTTGGCCGTTGCTTTTCTGGCGGCATTTGTATCCACCGTTTCCACACACCTTAACTGGGGAGCGTCCTACGTAGTGAACGATTTTTATAAACCCTTTCTGAAACCGGAAGAGCAATTTGAATCAGAGGAGCAGGCACAAAAACACTACGTTCGTGTTTCACGGTGGACCACCATGCTGATGATGGTAGCGGCCGTGGGTGTATCCCTTCTGTTTGATACGGTACGGGGCGGATGGGAGGCCATTCTCTCTATTGGTGCGGGAACCGGCCTTGTATACATGCTCCGGTGGTTCTGGTGGCGGATCAATGCCTGGAGTGAAATATCCGCAATGGCTGCTGCCGCTACAGGGTTTGCCTTAACCAAGCTCCTGGGATATGATGATTTTGCCCAGCAAATGATCTTCACAACTATTTTTGCAACAGTGGTTTGGATAACCGTCACATTTTTAACCAAACCGGATGATGAAGTTACGCTTCAAAAATTCTTCGATCGGGTGAAACCCGGCGGGCCGGGCTGGAAACGGTTTATGACTCGCGGCGAAGCCACCTACTCGCTATTGCCGGGTATCGGTTTTGCAGCTGTAAGTGCCGTTTCTATCATTGCACTGCTATTTGGAATGGGGCAAATCTTTTTCGAGTCAATGGCGCTCGGTCTGGGCTGTTTTGTGGCAGGAATTGGCGGTATCTGGTACGTAGTACAAAAGATTTAA
- a CDS encoding ScpA family protein: MYKVQLKNFEGPLDLLLFFIKRDELNIYDIPISHITREFLEYIRIMEELDLEVASEFIYMASLLMSIKARMMLPQENEEDEELDEHDPRYELVQKLLEYKRYKEMAEKLTIIDEETRQKYFRGYKDGDTVEAQASGEALKDVTIFDLMSAFRNVLSDIKKQNVYHRVEKVETTIEEQSEYVQDLLRERGKTSFRTICTEVGKRILIVVIFLAVLELLKEQQINLFVEDDPTDFYIDLKPVEEIIGSDTQNENVSYE, from the coding sequence ATGTATAAAGTTCAGCTTAAAAATTTCGAGGGACCGCTCGACCTCCTGCTCTTTTTTATCAAGCGGGACGAGCTTAACATCTACGACATCCCTATCTCACACATCACCCGGGAATTTCTCGAATACATCCGGATCATGGAAGAGCTCGACCTCGAAGTTGCCAGCGAGTTTATCTATATGGCCAGCCTGCTTATGTCCATCAAAGCAAGGATGATGCTTCCCCAGGAAAATGAGGAGGATGAAGAGCTGGATGAACACGACCCCAGGTATGAACTGGTTCAAAAACTGCTTGAATACAAGCGGTATAAGGAGATGGCCGAAAAACTCACCATTATTGATGAGGAGACCCGTCAAAAATATTTTCGCGGTTATAAAGACGGTGACACTGTTGAAGCACAGGCATCCGGCGAAGCGTTGAAGGATGTAACCATTTTTGATCTGATGAGCGCCTTTCGGAACGTCCTCAGCGACATCAAAAAACAGAACGTTTACCACCGGGTTGAAAAGGTAGAAACCACTATAGAAGAGCAGAGCGAATATGTTCAGGACCTGTTGCGGGAACGTGGCAAAACATCCTTTCGCACGATTTGTACAGAAGTGGGCAAGCGTATCCTGATTGTTGTTATTTTTCTGGCCGTTTTAGAACTTCTCAAAGAGCAGCAGATTAACCTGTTTGTTGAAGATGATCCAACTGATTTTTATATAGACCTGAAACCTGTGGAAGAGATTATTGGCTCTGACACCCAAAATGAAAATGTATCATATGAATAA
- a CDS encoding DUF72 domain-containing protein: MAITKYHLGLTQWGLKEWKGTFYTDDVAQSQFLKQYSSVFNSVEGNTTFYRVPEEETVLKWASQVPDGFKFCFKFPQGITHYKRLSGVEQDVMEFLELFEPIRGKLGPFHIQLSSQFSFKEFSKLEALCEFLPPHLKYAVEVRHEDFYDKGDKERRLFELLKANSIDRVTFDTRKLHSIQGGDESIREAQKKKPKTPVRFDASSSRPFVRYVGANDVLNNETWLKEWAIITADWINDGLHPYIFIHAPDTLHAPAIAKEFHRLLSGFVELEPLQKFPKERQNEQLGLF; this comes from the coding sequence ATGGCAATAACTAAATATCACCTGGGGCTCACACAGTGGGGTTTGAAAGAGTGGAAAGGCACTTTTTATACGGATGATGTCGCCCAGAGCCAGTTTTTAAAACAATATTCCTCTGTTTTTAACAGCGTGGAAGGAAATACAACATTCTATCGGGTGCCCGAAGAAGAAACCGTATTGAAGTGGGCTTCCCAGGTGCCGGATGGCTTTAAATTCTGCTTCAAGTTTCCACAGGGTATCACACACTACAAAAGGCTGAGCGGAGTGGAGCAGGATGTCATGGAATTTCTGGAGCTGTTTGAACCCATTCGGGGCAAACTCGGGCCTTTCCACATCCAGCTGAGTTCGCAATTTTCATTTAAAGAATTTTCGAAACTTGAGGCGTTATGTGAATTTTTACCCCCTCACTTAAAATATGCAGTTGAAGTGAGGCACGAAGATTTTTACGATAAAGGAGATAAAGAGCGGCGGCTGTTTGAACTTCTAAAAGCCAACTCAATAGATCGTGTTACATTCGATACTCGAAAACTGCACTCTATTCAGGGAGGTGATGAGAGCATCAGGGAGGCACAGAAGAAAAAACCAAAAACACCGGTTCGGTTTGATGCAAGCAGCTCCCGACCGTTTGTGCGTTATGTTGGCGCAAACGATGTGTTAAATAATGAGACCTGGCTGAAAGAGTGGGCGATAATCACTGCGGACTGGATTAATGACGGGCTTCATCCATATATATTTATTCATGCGCCGGATACTCTGCATGCACCCGCGATTGCTAAGGAATTTCACAGGCTGCTTTCAGGGTTTGTGGAGTTAGAGCCGTTGCAAAAATTTCCGAAGGAACGACAAAACGAGCAACTTGGATTGTTTTGA
- a CDS encoding fasciclin domain-containing protein: MKTLKKASSVFSIFALMFAFAFTANIAQAQDGNVVDVINSSDDHTIFASLLEESNLDDAISDQGPFTIIAPNDEAFEAMGEELDQLRADPDMLQNMLIGHLFQGENTAEDVEPALGVEIIEGDIPASNGLVHVTNEVLN, encoded by the coding sequence ATGAAAACTTTGAAGAAAGCTTCCTCGGTATTTTCAATTTTCGCCCTCATGTTTGCTTTTGCATTTACAGCAAATATTGCTCAAGCGCAGGACGGGAACGTAGTTGATGTTATTAATTCAAGTGACGATCATACCATTTTTGCTTCTTTGCTTGAAGAGTCAAACCTTGATGATGCTATTTCAGATCAAGGCCCCTTTACAATTATTGCACCCAATGATGAAGCTTTTGAAGCGATGGGAGAAGAACTGGACCAGTTGAGAGCCGACCCTGATATGCTTCAAAATATGTTGATTGGACATCTTTTCCAGGGTGAAAACACTGCAGAGGATGTAGAACCTGCACTTGGCGTGGAGATTATCGAAGGTGATATTCCCGCTTCCAATGGATTAGTGCATGTGACAAATGAAGTGCTGAATTAA